A genomic segment from Perca flavescens isolate YP-PL-M2 chromosome 13, PFLA_1.0, whole genome shotgun sequence encodes:
- the LOC114566683 gene encoding GTPase IMAP family member 6, giving the protein MDPDPRPGPGLCPGPGLTIVLLGNTGVGKSASGNTILGREAFLSKRSFKSVTTEISEQTDTVFGKQISVVDTPGILGSGSEQKIDAWCREFLKSSRPRLFLVVVKIDRFTIEQKNAVDAALRVIGDQEFNNCYLLFTGGDDLNNMSLDDFINDDPEGPLRPVVERFAGRYHVFNNDNGGQEQVRELLEKSGNLINVDRPRKERRIVLLSRPGAGKSSSGNTILGSERFKSRADFNSVSAETISESAVVEGRQVTVVDTPGITDEVLSPKQLFYEIMKSVVEASPGPHAFVIVVRIGRITGADISLFEMLQKLFGKDAPKYTTVLFTHGDELKGESIEGLINAHKRVSELVSMCGGRFCVFDNTKRGNRVQVRDLLDKIDQMVTDNGEHYTSQMFRDIQTFPMNIYLWWDEVCEWFRQFLKTMENPEHVRLLETVI; this is encoded by the exons ATGGATCCAGATCCAAGGCCTGGTCCAGGTCTATGTCCAGGTCCAGGTCTCACCATCGTCCTTCTGGGAAACACCGGAGTCGGTAAAAGTGCTTCAGGAAACACCATCCTGGGACGAGAGGCGTTTCTGTCAAAGCGATCCTTCAAATCGGTGACAACAGAGATCTCTGAACAAACTGACACTGTGTTTGGGAAACAGATCTCAGTGGTCGACACCCCGGGAATATTAGGGTCAGGGTCTGAGCAGAAGATTGATGCCTGGTGTAGAGAGTTCCTGAAGTCCTCCAGACCTCGTCTGTTCCTGGTGGTGGTTAAAATAGATCGATTCACCATCGAGCAGAAGAACGCTGTGGATGCAGCTCTCAGAGTCATCGGAGATCAAGAGTTCAACAACTGTTACCTGCTCTTCACAGGAGGAGATGACCTCAACAACATGTCACTGGATGACTTCATCAACGATGACCCAGAAGGTCCACTTCGACCGGTCGTTGAAAGGTTTGCAGGGAGATATCATGTGTTCAACAATGACAACGGAGGACAGGAACAGGTCAGAGAGCTGCTGGAGAAGTCAGGCAACCTAATAAACG TTGATCGTCccaggaaggaaaggaggatcGTTCTTCTCAGTCGTCCTGGAGCAGGAAAGAGTTCATCAGGAAACACCATCCTGGGATCAGAACGGTTTAAATCAAGGGCTGATTTTAATTCAGTCAGTGCTGAGACCATCTCTGAGTCAGCAGTGGTGGAGGGTCGTCAGGTTACAGTGGTCGATACTCCAGGAATCACTGATGAAGTTCTGTCTCCTAAACAGCTGTTTTATGAGATCATGAAGTCAGTAGTAGAGGCCAGTCCAGGACCACATGCCTTTGTTATTGTGGTCAGAATCGGTAGAATCACTGGAGCAGACATCAGCCTGTTTGAGATGCTGCAAAAACTTTTTGGCAAAGATGCTCCAAAGTATACGACAGTCCTTTTCACTCATGGAGACGAGCTTAAAGGAGAATCCATTGAAGGTTTGATCAATGCTCATAAACGTGTCTCTGAGCTGGTCTCCATGTGTGGTGGTAGATTCTGTGTGTTTGACAACACCAAGAGAGGAAACAGGGTGCAGGTTAGAGACCTTCTGGATAAAATAGATCAGATGGTTACAGATAATGGTGAGCACTACACGTCTCAGATGTTCAGAGACATTCAGACCTTCCCAATGAACATTTATCTGTGGTGGGATGAAGTCTGTGAATGGTTCAGACAATTTCTCAAGACAATGGAAAACCCTGAGCATGTAAGGCTACTGGAAACGGTAATTTAA
- the LOC114566685 gene encoding GTPase IMAP family member 4, with protein MAEKSFPGRRRKDSKDEPPYLRLVLVGKTGSGKSSSGNTILGRDAFSAAVSQSSVTRQCSKQTGEVLDRQLTIVDTPGLFDTSLPEHTVKREISKCINMSAPGPHAILLVIKVGPFTNEEEDAVRQVEEMFGEDAWKYTIILFTQDERTGPDIEHQLQEAGPELQTILKKAGNRYHVLNNDRTNDRGQVLDLVEKVEEMVGANGGQFYSNYIYEGAMEMMHQREAELKQLYEEKMEEKIKSVELKYEKKLSGAVEERQQVEKRLQCELQEVKRYYGVLESGVRHVVEQTVETDSMEDILKFHMALKLKFTS; from the exons ATGGCCGAAAAATCCT TTCCAGGGAGACGAAGAAAAGACAGCAAGGATGAACCTCCAT ACCTGAGGCTGGTTCTCGTTGGGAAAACTGGATCAGGAAAGAGCTCCAGTGGAAACACCATACTGGGAAGAGACGCCTTCAGTGCAGCTGTCAGTCAGtcctcag TAACCAGGCAGTGCAGTAAGCAGACAGGCGAGGTGTTGGACCGACAGCTGACCATCGTGGACACTCCCGGACTCTTTGACACGTCGttacctgaacacaccgtgaagAGAGAGATCTCCAAATGCATCAACATGTCGGCCCCGGGGCCCCACGCCATCCTGCTGGTCATCAAGGTGGGACCGttcaccaatgaagaagaagaCGCCGTCAGGCAGGTGGAGGAGATGTTTGGAGAAGACGCCTGGAAGTACACCATCATCCTCTTCACCCAGGACGAGAGAACCGGCCCGGACATCGAGCACCAGCTGCAGGAGGCCGGACCCGAGCTGCAGACGATCCTGAAGAAGGCAGGAAACAGATACCACGTCCTCAACAACGATAGGACCAACGATCGGGGACAGGTCCTGGATCTGGTGGAGAAGGTGGAGGAGATGGTTGGTGCCAACGGAGGACAGTTCTACTCCAACTACATCTACGAAGGGGCGATGGAGATGATGCATCAGAGAGAGGCTGAACTCAAACAGCTTTACGAggagaaaatggaggaaaagatCAAATCGGTGGAGTTAAAGTACGAGAAGAAGCTGAGTGGAGCTGTAGAGGAGCGCCAACAGGTGGAGAAGCGACTGCAGTGTGAGCTGCAGGAGGTGAAGAGGTATTATGGTGTCTTAGAGAGTGGAGTCCGTCATGTTGTGGAGCAGACGGTAGAGACTGACTCCATGGAAGACATCCTCAAGTTTCACATGGCCCTGAAACTGAAGTTCACCTCTTAA